A single genomic interval of Mycobacterium sp. DL592 harbors:
- the gltX gene encoding glutamate--tRNA ligase, whose amino-acid sequence MTGAADKPVRVRFCPSPTGIPHVGMVRTALFNWAYARHTGGTFVFRIEDTDAQRDSEESYAALLEALRWLGLNWDEGPEVGGPHEPYRQSQRKDLYADVVAKLVEAGEAYPAYSTPEEVEARHLAAGRNPKLGYDNYDRDLTDEQRAAYAAEGRNAVLRLRMPDKDISWHDLVRGKTTFAAGTVPDFALTRATGEPLYTLVNPVDDALMKITHVLRGEDLLPSTPRQIALYQALIRIGVTDQVPEFAHLPPVLGEGTKKLSKRDPESNLFLHRERGFIPEGLLNYLALLGWGIAEDRDIFSIEEMVAAFDVVDVNSNPARFDQKKADAVNAEHIRRLDPAEFASRLAGYLAEHGHDTGLDDAAFATAAELVQTRIVVLSDAWGLLKFLDDGSYELDPKAAAKELGPDAVPVLDAAITALEGVGLWTTSGIEEALKAALLEGLELKPRKAFGPIRVAATGATVSPPLFESLELLGRDRALLRLRAARDGAGGLE is encoded by the coding sequence ATGACCGGGGCGGCTGATAAGCCTGTGCGCGTGCGGTTTTGCCCGTCACCGACCGGCATTCCACATGTCGGTATGGTGCGCACCGCATTGTTCAACTGGGCCTACGCCCGGCACACCGGTGGCACCTTCGTGTTTCGCATCGAGGACACCGACGCCCAGCGCGACTCCGAGGAAAGCTATGCCGCACTGCTGGAAGCGCTGCGCTGGCTGGGACTGAACTGGGACGAGGGACCCGAGGTCGGCGGCCCGCACGAGCCCTACCGCCAGTCCCAGCGCAAGGACCTCTACGCGGACGTGGTGGCCAAACTCGTCGAGGCCGGTGAGGCCTACCCGGCCTACTCCACCCCCGAAGAGGTGGAGGCGCGGCATCTGGCCGCCGGCCGCAATCCCAAACTGGGCTACGACAATTACGACCGGGACCTGACCGACGAACAGCGCGCCGCCTATGCCGCCGAGGGCCGTAACGCCGTGCTGCGGCTGCGGATGCCCGACAAGGACATCAGCTGGCACGACCTGGTGCGCGGCAAGACGACCTTCGCCGCCGGCACGGTGCCCGATTTCGCGCTCACCCGCGCGACCGGAGAACCGTTGTACACCTTGGTCAATCCCGTCGACGACGCGCTGATGAAGATCACCCATGTGCTGCGCGGCGAGGACCTGCTGCCCTCCACGCCGCGCCAAATCGCCCTGTATCAGGCGCTGATCCGCATCGGTGTGACCGATCAGGTTCCCGAATTCGCCCATCTCCCACCGGTATTGGGCGAGGGGACCAAGAAGCTGTCCAAGCGCGACCCGGAATCGAATCTGTTCCTGCATCGCGAGCGCGGGTTCATTCCCGAGGGTCTGCTGAACTATCTGGCGTTGCTGGGCTGGGGGATCGCCGAGGATCGTGACATCTTCAGCATCGAGGAGATGGTGGCCGCCTTCGACGTCGTCGACGTCAACTCCAACCCGGCCCGCTTCGACCAGAAGAAGGCCGATGCGGTCAACGCCGAACACATCCGGCGCCTCGACCCGGCCGAATTCGCCAGCCGGCTGGCCGGTTACCTCGCTGAGCACGGCCATGACACCGGCTTGGACGACGCCGCATTCGCCACCGCCGCGGAACTGGTGCAGACCCGCATCGTCGTGCTCTCCGACGCCTGGGGGCTATTGAAATTCCTCGACGACGGCTCCTACGAACTCGATCCGAAGGCCGCAGCCAAGGAACTCGGGCCCGATGCGGTGCCGGTGCTCGATGCGGCCATCACCGCACTCGAGGGAGTAGGCCTGTGGACGACCTCCGGCATCGAGGAGGCGCTCAAAGCCGCGCTGCTCGAAGGCCTCGAACTCAAGCCACGCAAGGCCTTCGGGCCGATCCGGGTGGCCGCCACCGGAGCCACCGTCAGCCCGCCGCTGTTCGAGTCGCTGGAGCTGCTCGGCCGCGACCGGGCGCTGCTGCGGCTGCGGGCGGCCCGGGACGGCGCCGGGGGGCTGGAATAG
- a CDS encoding fumarylacetoacetate hydrolase family protein gives MRLGRIASPDGVAFVSIEGDGSDLQAREIAEHPFGTPTFTGRSWPLADVRLLAPILASKVVCMGKNYQAHIEEMGGEAPEDPVIFLKPNTAIIGPGVPIQLPANASPVHHEGELAVVIGRPCKDVPAARAFENILGYTIANDVSARDQQKADGQWMRAKGHDTFCPVGPWIVTDLDPSDLEIRTEVNGEVRQLSRTSMMIHDIGAIIEWISAVMTLLPGDLILTGTPEGVGPIEHGDTVSVSIEGIGTLTNPVVRKGK, from the coding sequence ATGCGCCTGGGAAGAATTGCCAGTCCCGACGGGGTCGCCTTCGTCAGCATCGAAGGCGACGGGTCGGACCTCCAAGCCCGTGAGATCGCCGAGCATCCGTTCGGCACCCCCACCTTCACCGGGCGGAGCTGGCCGCTGGCCGACGTCCGGCTGCTGGCGCCGATCCTGGCCAGCAAGGTGGTCTGCATGGGCAAGAACTACCAGGCCCACATCGAGGAGATGGGTGGTGAGGCGCCGGAGGATCCGGTGATCTTCCTCAAACCCAACACCGCGATCATCGGCCCGGGCGTGCCGATCCAGCTGCCCGCCAACGCCTCGCCGGTCCACCATGAGGGGGAGCTGGCGGTGGTGATCGGCCGGCCGTGCAAGGACGTTCCCGCCGCGCGGGCGTTCGAGAACATCCTCGGCTACACCATCGCCAACGACGTCTCGGCACGTGATCAGCAGAAGGCCGACGGCCAGTGGATGCGCGCCAAGGGCCACGACACCTTCTGCCCGGTCGGGCCCTGGATCGTCACCGATCTGGACCCCTCGGATCTGGAGATCCGCACCGAGGTCAACGGCGAAGTGCGCCAACTGAGCCGGACCTCGATGATGATCCACGACATCGGCGCCATCATCGAGTGGATCTCGGCCGTCATGACCCTGCTGCCCGGCGACCTCATCCTCACCGGCACCCCCGAAGGTGTGGGTCCGATCGAGCACGGTGACACCGTCAGCGTCAGCATCGAGGGCATCGGCACCCTCACCAATCCCGTCGTGCGAAAGGGCAAATGA
- a CDS encoding MFS transporter, which produces MSTDDISTVRRWSMLVIALFATLSANVFINGVAFLIPTLHTTMGMDLAKAGLISALPSFGMVVTLIAWGYVVDRIGERFVLTVGSALTAAASFAASTAHSLPVMGVFLLLGGMAAASSNSASGRLVVGWFPPQQRGLVMGIRQTATPLGVGFGALVIPRLAQEHGVGPALLFPALVCAVAAIVCAGLVLDPPRTPRAEAPAEDLANPYRGSAVLWRIHAVSVLLVVPQCVVWTFTLVWLIADRGWSPESAGVLMLAAQLLGALGRIAAGRWSDSMGLRLRPIRLIAVAAAASMLALAVTDALHSPLSIAVMVAASVITVSDNGLAFTAIAEIAGPFWSGRALGTQNTSQLFTTGITPPLFGAVIGVLGFPAAFAVCALFPLAALKLVPADPPSTQS; this is translated from the coding sequence GTGAGCACCGACGACATCAGCACCGTGCGGCGCTGGTCGATGCTCGTCATCGCGCTGTTCGCCACCCTGTCGGCCAACGTCTTCATCAACGGCGTCGCCTTCCTGATTCCCACGCTGCACACCACGATGGGCATGGATCTGGCGAAGGCCGGACTGATCTCGGCGCTGCCGAGTTTCGGCATGGTGGTCACCCTCATCGCCTGGGGCTACGTGGTGGACCGCATCGGGGAACGGTTCGTCCTCACCGTCGGTTCGGCGCTGACCGCAGCGGCGTCCTTCGCCGCCTCGACCGCACACTCACTGCCCGTCATGGGCGTGTTCCTGCTGCTCGGGGGCATGGCAGCGGCCAGCAGCAACTCGGCAAGCGGTCGGCTGGTGGTGGGCTGGTTTCCGCCGCAGCAGCGCGGGCTGGTGATGGGTATCCGCCAGACCGCTACGCCACTGGGCGTCGGCTTCGGTGCTCTGGTGATCCCGCGGCTGGCACAGGAACACGGCGTCGGGCCCGCTCTGCTGTTCCCGGCATTGGTGTGCGCGGTGGCGGCCATCGTGTGCGCGGGCTTGGTGCTGGACCCGCCACGGACGCCGCGCGCGGAGGCTCCCGCTGAAGACCTGGCCAACCCGTACCGCGGTTCGGCCGTGCTGTGGCGAATCCACGCGGTCTCGGTGCTGCTGGTAGTTCCGCAGTGTGTGGTGTGGACCTTCACTCTGGTGTGGCTGATCGCCGATCGCGGATGGTCACCGGAATCCGCGGGTGTGCTGATGCTGGCCGCCCAGTTGCTGGGCGCGCTGGGCCGCATCGCCGCCGGGCGCTGGTCGGACTCGATGGGTCTGCGGCTGCGCCCGATCCGGCTCATCGCCGTCGCCGCGGCCGCTTCGATGCTCGCCCTCGCGGTCACCGATGCGCTGCACTCCCCGCTGAGTATCGCGGTGATGGTCGCAGCCTCGGTGATCACGGTCAGCGACAACGGGTTGGCGTTCACCGCCATCGCCGAGATCGCCGGGCCGTTCTGGAGCGGGCGGGCGCTGGGAACGCAGAACACCAGCCAACTGTTCACCACCGGGATCACGCCGCCGTTGTTCGGCGCCGTGATCGGGGTGCTGGGCTTTCCGGCGGCGTTCGCGGTGTGCGCGCTGTTCCCGCTCGCCGCGCTGAAGTTGGTGCCGGCCGACCCGCCGAGCACCCAGAGCTAG
- a CDS encoding 3-isopropylmalate dehydrogenase has product MKLAVIAGDGIGPEVIAEALQVLDVVLPGVDITEYDLGARRYHATGELLTEQTIEELKGYDAILLGAIGDPSVPSGVLERGLLLKLRFALDHHVNLRPGRLYPGVSSPLSGVTGIDFVVVREGTEGPYTGNGGALRVGTPHEVATEVSVNTAFGVERVVRDAFARAQSRRKHLTLVHKTNVLTFAGSLWSRVVAEVGAQYPEVEVAYQHIDAATIHMVTDPGRFDVIVTDNLFGDIITDLAAAVCGGIGLAASGNIDATGTNPSMFEPVHGSAPDIAGQGIADPTAAVMSVSLLLNHIGEDAAAARVDKSVANHLATRGDKTYSTREVGERIRAAL; this is encoded by the coding sequence ATGAAATTGGCTGTGATCGCGGGCGACGGTATCGGCCCGGAAGTCATCGCAGAAGCACTGCAGGTGCTCGACGTCGTGCTGCCCGGTGTGGACATCACCGAGTACGACCTCGGTGCGCGGCGCTACCACGCCACTGGTGAACTGCTCACCGAGCAGACCATCGAGGAACTCAAGGGCTACGACGCGATCCTGCTCGGCGCCATCGGCGACCCGTCGGTGCCCAGCGGTGTGCTCGAACGGGGCCTGCTGCTCAAACTGCGTTTCGCCCTCGACCATCACGTCAACCTGCGGCCGGGCCGGCTGTACCCCGGTGTCAGCAGCCCGCTGTCCGGGGTGACGGGTATCGACTTCGTCGTGGTGCGCGAGGGCACCGAAGGTCCCTACACCGGCAACGGTGGGGCGCTGCGTGTCGGGACACCGCACGAGGTGGCCACCGAGGTCAGCGTGAACACCGCGTTCGGTGTCGAGCGCGTGGTGCGTGATGCCTTCGCGCGGGCCCAATCCCGCCGCAAGCATCTGACGCTGGTGCACAAGACCAACGTGCTGACGTTCGCGGGCAGTCTGTGGTCGCGGGTGGTCGCCGAAGTCGGCGCGCAGTACCCCGAGGTCGAGGTCGCCTATCAGCACATCGACGCGGCCACCATCCACATGGTTACCGACCCGGGCCGATTCGACGTCATCGTCACCGACAACCTGTTCGGCGACATCATCACCGACCTGGCTGCCGCAGTGTGCGGCGGAATCGGATTGGCGGCCAGCGGCAATATCGACGCCACCGGCACCAACCCGTCGATGTTCGAGCCCGTGCATGGCAGCGCGCCGGACATCGCGGGCCAGGGCATCGCCGATCCCACCGCTGCGGTGATGTCGGTGTCCTTGCTGCTGAACCACATTGGCGAGGACGCCGCCGCGGCTCGTGTCGACAAGTCCGTCGCCAACCATCTGGCCACGCGGGGAGATAAGACCTACTCCACCCGCGAGGTCGGCGAGCGGATTCGCGCGGCGCTCTAG
- the serA gene encoding phosphoglycerate dehydrogenase, giving the protein MNLPVVLIADKLAESTVAALGDNVEVRWVDGPDRPELLAAVADADALLVRSATTVDAEVIAAAPKLKIVARAGVGLDNVDVPAATAAGVLVVNAPTSNIHSAAEHALALMLAAARQIPAADATLREHTWKRSSFNGTEIFGKTVGVVGLGRIGQLVAARLAAFGTHVVAYDPYVPPARAAQLGIELLSLDELLPRADFISVHLPKTPETAGLLGKEALAKTKPGVIIVNAARGGLIDEHALAEAITSGHVRAAGLDVFSTEPCTDSPLFELPQVVVTPHLGASTTEAQDRAGTDVAESVKLALAGEFVPDAVNVGAGAVSEEVSPWLDLVRKLGVLVGVLATEPPTTLSVRVSGELAAEDVEVLKLSALRGFFSTVTDQQVTFVNAPGLANDRGLQTELSTATESINHRSVVDVRALAADGSAINVSGTLSGPQQTEKIVQINGRNFDLRAEGVNLILNYTDQPGALGKIGTLLGGADVNILAAQMSQDTSGTAATVMLRLDRDVPADVRGAIGAAVGAVTLEVVDFS; this is encoded by the coding sequence GTGAATCTGCCCGTTGTGTTGATCGCCGACAAACTCGCCGAGTCGACCGTCGCCGCCCTCGGCGACAACGTCGAGGTGCGCTGGGTCGACGGCCCGGACCGCCCAGAACTGCTGGCAGCGGTAGCCGACGCCGACGCGCTGCTGGTGCGCTCGGCGACCACCGTGGACGCCGAGGTGATCGCGGCCGCACCCAAGCTCAAGATCGTCGCCCGCGCGGGCGTCGGCCTGGACAACGTCGACGTCCCCGCGGCCACCGCCGCGGGTGTGCTCGTCGTCAACGCGCCGACCTCCAACATCCACAGCGCCGCCGAGCACGCGCTGGCGCTGATGCTGGCCGCCGCCCGGCAGATCCCGGCCGCTGACGCCACCCTCCGGGAGCACACCTGGAAGCGGTCGTCGTTCAACGGCACCGAGATCTTCGGCAAGACCGTCGGCGTCGTCGGCCTCGGCCGCATCGGCCAGCTCGTCGCCGCGCGCCTGGCCGCCTTCGGCACGCACGTCGTCGCCTACGACCCCTACGTCCCGCCGGCCCGCGCCGCGCAGCTCGGCATCGAGCTGCTGTCCCTCGATGAGCTGCTGCCCCGGGCGGATTTCATCTCCGTCCATCTGCCCAAGACCCCGGAGACCGCCGGCTTGCTGGGCAAGGAGGCGCTGGCCAAGACCAAGCCGGGCGTCATCATCGTCAACGCCGCGCGCGGCGGCCTTATCGACGAGCACGCGCTGGCCGAGGCGATCACCAGCGGCCATGTCCGCGCCGCCGGGCTCGACGTGTTCTCCACCGAACCCTGCACCGACAGCCCACTGTTCGAGCTGCCCCAGGTCGTGGTCACCCCGCATCTGGGCGCATCGACCACCGAGGCGCAGGACCGGGCCGGCACCGACGTCGCCGAAAGCGTGAAGCTGGCGCTGGCGGGGGAGTTCGTCCCGGACGCGGTCAACGTCGGTGCGGGTGCGGTCAGCGAAGAGGTGTCGCCGTGGCTGGACCTGGTGCGCAAGCTCGGCGTGCTCGTCGGCGTATTGGCCACCGAGCCGCCCACCACGCTGTCGGTTCGGGTCAGCGGCGAGCTGGCAGCCGAAGACGTTGAGGTACTGAAACTTTCGGCCCTGCGAGGGTTCTTCTCCACCGTCACCGACCAGCAGGTCACCTTTGTCAACGCCCCCGGTCTGGCCAACGACCGCGGCCTGCAGACCGAATTGAGTACGGCCACCGAGAGCATCAACCATCGCAGCGTGGTCGACGTGCGTGCGCTCGCGGCGGACGGCTCGGCGATCAACGTCTCCGGCACCCTGTCCGGCCCGCAGCAGACCGAGAAGATCGTCCAGATCAACGGACGCAACTTCGATCTGCGGGCCGAGGGCGTCAACCTGATCCTGAACTACACCGACCAGCCGGGTGCGCTCGGCAAGATCGGCACCCTGCTCGGCGGTGCGGACGTCAATATCCTTGCCGCGCAGATGAGCCAGGACACCAGTGGCACGGCGGCGACGGTGATGCTGCGGCTGGACCGCGACGTGCCTGCCGATGTGCGTGGGGCGATCGGTGCCGCCGTCGGTGCGGTGACTCTGGAAGTGGTGGATTTCTCATGA
- a CDS encoding NAD(P)/FAD-dependent oxidoreductase produces the protein MDVTVVGSGPNGLAAAVICARAGLSVRVLEAQPTLGGGSRTLADPEYGEVRHDICSAIHPLALASPFFAEFDLPARGVGLAVPEISYANPLPGGGAAIAYHDLARTSAGLQQGASWQALFEPLTRNADTVLGLLLGNKRSVPTNIPASVALARRMLEQGTPAWGSLRGEDARALFTGVAAHTISRMPSLVAAGAGLMLATLGHTVGWPVPVGGSQAITDAMIADLQAHGGVLETNAEVRTPPSGVVLYDTAPTALLNIYGDQLPDRYAKALRRYTFGPGVAKVDFVLSDEIPWADSRLASAATFHLGGSRAQMAHAEKEIAAGRHAEWPMVLGATPYTADLTRIDSQGRRPFWTYAHVPAGSTLDQTQAITAIMERFAPGFCDIVVASRSIPAARLADHDANYVGGDIGVGGNSVVRALLGPTPRVNPWSTPIPQAYLCSSATPPGGGVHGMSGYYAARTVLKREFGLPLPSLAP, from the coding sequence GTGGACGTCACCGTAGTCGGCAGCGGTCCCAACGGGCTGGCGGCCGCCGTCATCTGCGCGCGAGCCGGCCTGTCCGTGCGGGTTCTGGAAGCCCAGCCCACGCTGGGCGGCGGGTCCCGCACCCTGGCCGACCCCGAATACGGCGAGGTGCGCCACGACATCTGCTCGGCGATCCACCCGCTGGCGCTGGCGTCACCGTTCTTCGCCGAGTTCGACCTACCGGCGCGCGGGGTCGGGCTGGCGGTGCCGGAGATCTCCTACGCGAACCCGCTGCCCGGTGGCGGGGCCGCGATCGCCTACCACGACCTGGCGCGCACCAGTGCCGGCCTCCAGCAGGGGGCTTCGTGGCAGGCGCTGTTCGAGCCGCTGACTCGCAACGCGGACACCGTGCTCGGGCTGCTGCTCGGCAACAAACGCTCGGTCCCCACCAACATCCCGGCGTCGGTGGCCCTGGCGCGCCGGATGCTCGAGCAGGGCACGCCGGCCTGGGGTTCGCTGCGCGGCGAAGACGCCCGTGCACTGTTCACCGGTGTTGCAGCACACACGATTTCGCGGATGCCGTCGTTGGTTGCCGCGGGCGCTGGGCTGATGCTGGCGACGCTGGGCCACACGGTCGGCTGGCCGGTGCCGGTGGGCGGAAGCCAGGCCATCACCGACGCCATGATCGCCGACCTACAGGCTCACGGCGGTGTTCTGGAAACCAATGCCGAAGTGCGGACACCGCCCTCGGGGGTGGTGCTCTACGACACCGCACCGACCGCGTTGCTCAACATCTACGGCGACCAGCTGCCAGACCGGTATGCAAAGGCGTTGCGGCGCTACACCTTCGGGCCCGGCGTCGCCAAGGTCGACTTCGTGCTCTCCGATGAGATTCCGTGGGCGGATTCCCGGCTGGCCTCGGCTGCCACCTTCCACCTCGGCGGCTCCCGCGCTCAGATGGCGCACGCCGAGAAGGAGATCGCCGCCGGGCGCCACGCCGAATGGCCGATGGTTCTGGGTGCCACGCCCTATACCGCCGATCTCACACGCATCGACTCCCAAGGGCGTCGACCGTTCTGGACCTATGCCCACGTGCCTGCGGGATCGACCCTCGACCAGACCCAGGCCATCACCGCGATCATGGAGCGCTTCGCCCCGGGCTTCTGCGACATCGTCGTCGCGTCGCGCAGCATCCCGGCCGCCCGGCTGGCCGACCACGACGCCAACTATGTCGGCGGCGACATCGGGGTGGGCGGTAACTCTGTGGTGCGTGCGCTGCTCGGACCGACCCCGCGGGTCAACCCGTGGTCGACGCCGATTCCCCAGGCCTACCTGTGCTCGTCGGCCACCCCTCCCGGCGGCGGGGTGCACGGCATGTCGGGGTACTACGCCGCGCGTACCGTGCTCAAGCGCGAATTCGGCCTGCCGCTGCCGAGTCTCGCCCCCTGA
- a CDS encoding WhiB family transcriptional regulator: MVSRYPLSLSARSGQRLPPPLAVEWEWQTIGRCVGEPVEVFFPEDGPRANRLRLERQAKSICTDCPVRAQCLSHALNTPEPHGVWGAMTSSERQQYRVEAAAADRQAVPRRVIA, from the coding sequence GTGGTGTCGCGCTATCCGTTATCGCTGTCTGCTCGCTCCGGTCAACGACTGCCGCCGCCGTTGGCCGTCGAATGGGAGTGGCAGACGATCGGACGATGCGTCGGCGAGCCGGTAGAGGTGTTCTTCCCCGAAGACGGCCCACGCGCTAATCGTCTTCGACTTGAGCGGCAAGCCAAGAGCATCTGCACCGACTGCCCGGTGAGAGCCCAATGTCTTTCACACGCATTGAACACCCCAGAACCACACGGGGTGTGGGGTGCGATGACATCCAGTGAACGCCAGCAATACCGTGTCGAGGCGGCTGCCGCCGATCGTCAGGCCGTTCCAAGACGGGTGATTGCCTGA
- a CDS encoding Lrp/AsnC ligand binding domain-containing protein, protein MVTPERLLGEPDFTLRVLAHDLLAYQNIYDNGLGALPGVQRLTSTLVMKRIGSDRSVPIRWSGARHSAQPSSAGAAMRGASTTISAWLGGVPSN, encoded by the coding sequence ATCGTCACCCCCGAACGGCTCTTAGGCGAGCCGGACTTCACGTTGCGCGTGCTCGCCCACGACCTGCTCGCCTACCAGAACATCTACGACAACGGGCTCGGCGCGCTACCGGGCGTGCAACGTCTGACGTCGACACTGGTGATGAAGCGGATCGGTTCCGACCGAAGCGTGCCGATCCGGTGGTCGGGGGCCCGGCACTCTGCCCAGCCTTCGTCGGCCGGCGCTGCGATGCGGGGCGCCTCCACCACCATCAGCGCCTGGCTGGGCGGTGTGCCATCAAACTGA